TCATTAGAATGTAGTGACAAAGAATAGATTTATATGTAAAAATATATATTACTATGTCCTGATAATTATTATGAAAATAATTTCTACAAAAAATACGGAGTGTGTACTTTTATAAACAAAGTTATCAACAATTGTTAATAATTAATAGGGATATGAATATGGATAACGAGATATGGAATAAGGTATTAACAACTATTAAACCAGATATAAACAAACAATCATTTGAAATGTGGCTTAAGGACACAAAACCCCTATCCATCTCTGAAAATACCATTAATATTGAGGTGCCTGATGAAGTAGCAAAACGACATATATCAGATAACTACTCATCTATAATTAGATCTGCCCTAAAGGAAACTACAGGCAGAAATTTATCCTGCCAATTTGTTTCTAACAATAATTCTCATTCCTCTGCTGATAATATTGAACAAACACTAGATAGAAATATTGAAATTAAAAATAATGCTGAATATACATCTTCCATGCTATATCCCCAATATACATTTAACAACTTTGTTGTTGGCCCAAACAATCAGCTTGCTCATGCAGCTGCTGTCTCTGTTTCCAGGTCTCCTGCATCACAATACAATCCTCTTTTTATATATGGAGAAACAGGTCTTGGTAAAACCCACCTGTTACAGGCAATAGCACACTCAATATTGAATATAAAATCATATCTGAGGATTTTATATTTGCCATTTGAACAGTTTATCAACGAATTTATTCAAGCAATCAGAACTAATACAATAACCAGCTTTAAAATTAATTATAGAAATGTGGATGTTCTGCTTATAGATGATATCCAATTTATTGAAAAAAAGGAGCAAACACAGGAAGAGTTCTTTCATACTTTCAATACACTTTATAATAATAAAAAACAGATAGTCATCTCAAGCGACAGACCCCCGAAGGAGCTTTCTACCCTTGAGGAGAGACTTAGAACAAGGTTTGAATGGGGACTAATAACTGATATTCAGGCGCCAAACCTAGAAACTAGAGAGGCTATACTAAGAAATAAGGCTGAAAAAGAGGGGATAGATATACCAGATGAAGTGCTTAATTATATAGCCAGGAGAATAAAATCAAATATTAGAGCTCTTGAAGCCGCCCTTACCAGACTAAATATGGTATCAGCGTTGAGCAATGATCCAATCAATATACATCATGCGAAGACCCATTTAAGACAACTCTTTGATGATGATTCAGATAAAAAAATTACTATCCCCACAATAATGGCAAAGGTCTCTGAGAAGATGAATATAACCATTGATGATCTAAAATCAAAAAGCAGACATAGCAGAATAGTGCTACCACGATTCGTAGCAATTTATCTATCAAGAAGACTTACAAACCTGACAACTACTGAAATAGGCAAGGAATTTGGTGACAGAGATCACTCAACTATAATAAATGCCATGAATAATATTGAAAAAATTAAAGAAGAGGATGAAGATATAAAAGAGATAATAGAAGATATGATCTCTGAATTGAAGTGTTAATACAATGTTAATATGGTTTAAGTTACCCGTGGATAACCTGATTATAGAATATCTTTTTATTATTATTAAAAATTATTATGTTAGGCTTACTTTTTTTATTGATTTATGAATATTTGTCTTCTTTATATTAACAGGTTATAAATGACATAATCCCTGTTAATTTC
Above is a window of Spirochaetota bacterium DNA encoding:
- the dnaA gene encoding chromosomal replication initiator protein DnaA, encoding MDNEIWNKVLTTIKPDINKQSFEMWLKDTKPLSISENTINIEVPDEVAKRHISDNYSSIIRSALKETTGRNLSCQFVSNNNSHSSADNIEQTLDRNIEIKNNAEYTSSMLYPQYTFNNFVVGPNNQLAHAAAVSVSRSPASQYNPLFIYGETGLGKTHLLQAIAHSILNIKSYLRILYLPFEQFINEFIQAIRTNTITSFKINYRNVDVLLIDDIQFIEKKEQTQEEFFHTFNTLYNNKKQIVISSDRPPKELSTLEERLRTRFEWGLITDIQAPNLETREAILRNKAEKEGIDIPDEVLNYIARRIKSNIRALEAALTRLNMVSALSNDPINIHHAKTHLRQLFDDDSDKKITIPTIMAKVSEKMNITIDDLKSKSRHSRIVLPRFVAIYLSRRLTNLTTTEIGKEFGDRDHSTIINAMNNIEKIKEEDEDIKEIIEDMISELKC